From Paenibacillus sp. GP183, one genomic window encodes:
- a CDS encoding efflux RND transporter periplasmic adaptor subunit, whose translation MSTKWWTEDSSLKQRMKPFTVLILSASLLLASGCSFLPKEQVEESLPSINPPKLSKKPEYIVKSDTLETKVSGTGRLMALQEEELFFPTEMSSKRINSILVKTGDKVQQGQIIAELDVSDLAGQLKQKRLQTRKDELTMIESLRKADELSSDQLEQAKIDFELKREEYNKLVDQVSKATLVAPFSGTIVAVKSKKGDTAKADQSVVTIADLGQLTVAASISADDAKKIAVGMDAVVDINSAGQHKGKVKQLPNLGVNGNNGNGGGGGGFPGGQGQGQDSIDNYLIIQLNTFPPGMNRGTPLSVSIITQKKDKAVLIPLAALRSYSGRNYVQVVDNQGNKKEVDVELGQQTATDVEIVKGLTPGQKVVGR comes from the coding sequence ATGTCTACGAAATGGTGGACGGAAGATTCATCTCTTAAACAAAGGATGAAGCCTTTTACCGTACTTATTTTATCCGCATCTTTACTGCTCGCTTCCGGTTGCTCGTTTCTGCCGAAGGAGCAAGTGGAGGAGTCACTTCCGAGCATCAATCCTCCCAAGCTGTCCAAGAAACCCGAATACATAGTAAAATCGGATACGCTCGAAACGAAGGTTAGCGGAACCGGGAGACTCATGGCACTGCAGGAGGAAGAATTGTTTTTCCCGACGGAAATGAGCAGCAAGCGAATTAACAGCATCTTGGTCAAAACAGGCGATAAAGTCCAGCAAGGCCAAATCATCGCAGAGCTGGATGTGTCCGACCTGGCCGGACAGCTGAAGCAGAAACGGCTGCAAACCCGCAAGGATGAGCTGACCATGATTGAAAGCCTGCGCAAAGCGGATGAATTGTCGTCCGATCAGCTGGAGCAAGCTAAAATTGATTTTGAGCTGAAGCGCGAGGAATACAATAAGCTGGTGGATCAGGTTAGCAAAGCGACGCTGGTTGCGCCATTTTCCGGAACGATAGTTGCCGTAAAATCAAAGAAAGGCGACACCGCAAAGGCAGATCAATCGGTAGTCACCATCGCCGATCTGGGTCAGTTGACAGTGGCCGCCAGCATCAGCGCGGATGACGCCAAGAAAATCGCCGTCGGGATGGATGCGGTGGTTGACATTAATTCGGCTGGCCAACACAAAGGCAAGGTCAAGCAGCTGCCGAACCTGGGCGTGAATGGCAATAACGGCAATGGCGGGGGCGGCGGAGGCTTTCCCGGTGGACAAGGGCAGGGCCAAGACTCCATTGATAATTATTTAATCATTCAACTAAACACGTTTCCGCCGGGCATGAACCGAGGTACCCCGCTCAGTGTGAGCATCATCACACAGAAAAAGGATAAGGCAGTCCTTATTCCGCTGGCGGCGCTGCGTTCTTACTCCGGCCGCAACTATGTTCAAGTCGTCGATAACCAAGGCAACAAGAAGGAAGTTGATGTGGAGCTAGGCCAGCAAACCGCGACTGATGTTGAGATTGTAAAGGGCCTCACTCCCGGACAGAAAGTAGTGGGTAGATAA
- a CDS encoding FtsX-like permease family protein gives MSIPMLRFLYRKMWNTRWLTLSTLLGLVMAVAFTTSIPMYADGSLKRVVAKSLQEKSSGLPAGSLLMRYQAVGADRAGMQELGDVNQYIQEKLPGEIGFPIHAYAKSYTIKGAQIAPVDPQKVDPSKRRLMTITSLSGLSDQVEWSGGKMAADQLQSGVIEAVVLEEALYRNDLHIGDIFTYPVSGGQGIPPLRVKIAGSFKPLNENDPYWFQGLEGIVNSLFVSDALFQKTLLSEKKIPLQLANWYYAFDLRNIQTSQLTPLERKLDRLDITLYQKLKDTKVDLSFQPVLVEFKKQSLQLQILLFTLAAPMIAMVFYYIVMNARQSLDRQRSVIAVLRSRGGSTKQIVGVYVLEGLILGAIAFIIGPMIGWFMAKSIGSSSGFLTFVDRESIPVGFTREAMLYGGIAIMIALLASVIPAIQYAKASIVNYKQQLARSDRAPVWQRWFFDIVLLLVVGYGWYLFDQRQVLSVQTGLTTDQLQVHPLLFFVPALSIFALGLFFLRIFPWLLRLFGWLGRSFLPVPLYLTLAQLSRSAKAYYPLMLLLILTLGLGVYNSAAARTIDLNSTERTLYQYGTDVVLTTVWEGFSDAVPKAPATGGAGGAGAGQGQGQGQGQGQGSPAGGAGGSGAGGSNPGGTETPSKVRYVEPPFQIFRDLEGVKAAARVLQTKGNVVVSGKSTGQGLVMGIDNVDFAKVAWFRPSLFPANPNQYLNLLGAYEQSVIIPDNFAKKYALKAGDLLSITLQQQPIEFIVVGILPYWPSQYPEQTPFFITNLEYIYDQAPIIPYEVWLKMKPDAKLKPIVDSLLAKNIELVSIKDVRNELIIQKKHPARGGVFGILSLGFLVSVAVSLVGYLLYWFFNLSSRVVQFGVLRAMGLSRKQLTGMLLLEQSFTAGLSIALGIGIGKLTSYFFLPFLQTSENVKTQVPPFRVVFNSSDTNQLYVVVAFMMITGATLLFLHIRRLRVHQAVKLGEEK, from the coding sequence ATGTCGATACCGATGCTGCGGTTTCTGTATCGCAAAATGTGGAATACCCGCTGGCTGACGCTCAGCACACTTTTGGGACTGGTGATGGCGGTAGCCTTTACGACCAGTATTCCAATGTACGCAGACGGGTCGCTCAAGCGAGTCGTAGCGAAATCCCTGCAGGAGAAGAGCAGCGGCCTTCCCGCAGGCTCCCTGCTGATGCGTTATCAAGCCGTCGGTGCAGACCGGGCAGGCATGCAGGAGCTTGGCGACGTGAACCAATACATACAAGAGAAATTACCAGGCGAAATTGGATTCCCCATCCATGCGTATGCAAAAAGCTATACCATCAAAGGCGCCCAAATAGCGCCGGTTGATCCGCAAAAGGTCGACCCCAGCAAGCGCCGCCTAATGACGATCACATCATTAAGCGGACTGAGCGATCAAGTGGAATGGTCAGGCGGCAAAATGGCTGCTGATCAGCTTCAATCAGGTGTAATTGAAGCCGTTGTACTGGAGGAAGCATTGTACCGCAACGACCTGCACATTGGAGATATATTCACTTATCCCGTTTCCGGTGGACAGGGGATCCCGCCGTTAAGGGTGAAGATTGCCGGTTCCTTTAAGCCTTTGAATGAAAACGACCCTTACTGGTTTCAAGGGCTCGAGGGAATCGTCAATTCGCTGTTTGTCAGTGATGCTTTGTTTCAGAAAACGCTGCTGTCAGAGAAAAAGATTCCGCTTCAGTTGGCGAATTGGTACTATGCTTTTGATTTACGCAACATCCAGACCAGCCAGCTCACTCCTTTGGAGAGAAAGCTGGATCGTCTGGATATCACCCTGTACCAAAAGCTGAAGGACACGAAAGTTGATCTTTCCTTTCAACCTGTCCTAGTCGAGTTTAAGAAGCAAAGCCTGCAGCTTCAAATCTTGTTATTCACGCTGGCGGCACCGATGATTGCCATGGTCTTCTATTATATAGTGATGAATGCTCGTCAATCTCTCGACAGGCAGCGCAGCGTCATTGCCGTTCTGCGAAGCCGGGGAGGAAGCACGAAGCAAATCGTGGGCGTTTATGTGCTAGAAGGCTTAATCCTGGGGGCGATTGCCTTCATTATCGGTCCTATGATTGGCTGGTTTATGGCCAAAAGTATTGGATCCTCCAGCGGCTTCCTGACCTTCGTCGACCGGGAATCCATTCCGGTCGGATTTACCAGGGAAGCCATGTTATACGGCGGCATTGCGATTATGATCGCACTCCTCGCCAGCGTCATACCGGCAATCCAGTATGCCAAAGCTTCGATCGTGAATTACAAGCAGCAGCTTGCCCGATCCGATCGGGCGCCGGTATGGCAAAGATGGTTCTTCGACATCGTGCTGCTCTTGGTAGTCGGTTACGGCTGGTATTTGTTCGACCAGCGCCAGGTGCTGTCCGTCCAAACCGGACTCACCACTGATCAGCTGCAGGTGCATCCGCTGCTGTTCTTTGTACCGGCGCTCTCGATCTTCGCGCTGGGACTGTTTTTCCTGCGCATCTTCCCTTGGCTGCTGCGCTTGTTCGGCTGGCTGGGCCGCAGTTTTCTGCCAGTGCCGCTGTACCTGACTCTGGCGCAGCTCTCGCGCTCCGCCAAAGCGTACTATCCGCTCATGCTGCTGCTCATTCTCACGCTCGGACTCGGCGTTTATAATTCCGCTGCAGCCCGCACGATCGACCTGAACTCGACGGAGCGGACGCTGTACCAATACGGCACCGACGTCGTACTGACGACGGTGTGGGAGGGCTTCTCCGACGCCGTGCCCAAGGCGCCGGCGACCGGCGGCGCCGGTGGTGCCGGTGCCGGCCAAGGGCAAGGGCAGGGCCAAGGCCAAGGCCAAGGCAGCCCGGCCGGCGGTGCGGGAGGCTCTGGCGCCGGAGGCAGCAATCCCGGCGGTACCGAGACTCCCTCGAAGGTCCGCTACGTCGAGCCGCCGTTTCAGATCTTTCGCGATCTGGAAGGCGTGAAGGCTGCGGCGCGGGTGCTGCAAACCAAGGGCAACGTCGTGGTTTCCGGGAAATCCACCGGGCAGGGGCTTGTGATGGGCATCGACAATGTAGACTTTGCCAAGGTTGCCTGGTTTCGTCCGTCTCTTTTTCCGGCGAATCCGAATCAATACTTGAATCTCCTGGGCGCTTATGAACAATCGGTGATCATTCCCGACAATTTTGCCAAGAAATATGCGCTCAAGGCGGGCGATTTGCTCTCCATTACCCTTCAGCAGCAGCCGATTGAATTTATAGTGGTAGGCATACTTCCTTATTGGCCCAGTCAGTATCCGGAGCAAACGCCATTCTTTATAACCAACCTGGAATATATTTATGATCAAGCTCCCATTATCCCGTATGAGGTTTGGCTGAAAATGAAGCCTGACGCCAAATTGAAGCCGATTGTAGATTCGCTGCTGGCCAAAAACATCGAGCTGGTCTCCATTAAAGATGTGAGAAATGAATTGATCATCCAGAAGAAGCATCCGGCACGGGGCGGGGTGTTTGGGATTCTCAGCTTGGGCTTTCTGGTTTCGGTCGCTGTCTCGCTGGTTGGATATCTACTGTACTGGTTTTTCAATCTATCCAGCAGGGTTGTGCAATTTGGTGTTTTGCGGGCCATGGGGTTATCGCGCAAACAGTTGACGGGCATGCTGCTTTTGGAGCAGAGCTTTACAGCCGGTTTATCCATTGCCCTGGGAATTGGAATCGGCAAGCTGACCAGCTATTTTTTTCTGCCGTTCCTGCAAACGTCCGAGAATGTGAAAACGCAGGTACCTCCTTTTCGGGTCGTATTTAACTCGAGTGATACGAATCAACTGTACGTTGTCGTTGCTTTTATGATGATAACGGGTGCCACTTTATTGTTTCTTCATATTCGCAGGCTGCGCGTTCATCAAGCCGTGAAGCTCGGGGAGGAGAAATAA
- a CDS encoding ABC transporter ATP-binding protein, whose amino-acid sequence MILCDGLVKIYKTDDIEVVALQGLNIQIDDGELMAIIGNSGSGKSTLLNILGGLDRPSAGQVHVGDWDLLKITDKQLVEYKRNTVGFIWQNNARNLISYLTALENVEMPMMLSGNYDRAYAKQLLEWVGLAERMNNKLHQLSGGEQQRVAIAISLANRPKLLLADEPTGSVDTQTADMILSIFQRLNKELGVTIVIVTHDLSMAGKVGRVVAIRDGMTSSEFISRNPMLSSGVEFGWKNAQQAHEEYVVLDKAGRLQVPRPYLEALRISGKATMEFDGDKIMIKAPRSLTDHVDTEALHTQKPLEGKTDENVES is encoded by the coding sequence ATGATCCTTTGTGACGGCTTGGTCAAAATCTACAAGACCGATGATATCGAGGTCGTAGCGCTTCAAGGCCTCAACATTCAAATCGATGATGGAGAGTTGATGGCTATCATCGGCAACAGCGGCAGCGGCAAATCTACCCTGCTCAATATACTCGGAGGTTTGGATCGCCCATCGGCAGGTCAAGTCCATGTAGGCGATTGGGATTTATTAAAAATCACGGATAAGCAGTTGGTTGAGTACAAACGCAATACGGTAGGATTTATTTGGCAAAATAACGCCCGTAATTTGATCTCATACCTCACTGCGCTCGAGAATGTCGAAATGCCGATGATGCTTAGCGGCAATTATGATCGCGCCTATGCGAAACAGCTGCTCGAGTGGGTTGGTCTCGCTGAAAGAATGAACAATAAGCTGCATCAGCTCTCGGGCGGTGAGCAGCAGCGGGTAGCAATAGCGATTTCTTTGGCAAACCGCCCCAAGCTGCTGCTGGCTGATGAGCCTACCGGTTCCGTCGATACCCAGACCGCCGATATGATTCTTTCGATTTTTCAAAGATTAAACAAAGAGCTTGGTGTTACGATTGTGATTGTTACTCATGATTTATCGATGGCCGGCAAGGTGGGAAGGGTAGTCGCGATTCGCGACGGGATGACGAGCTCCGAGTTCATTTCCCGCAATCCGATGTTATCCTCAGGTGTTGAATTCGGTTGGAAAAATGCACAACAGGCTCATGAAGAATATGTTGTGCTCGATAAAGCAGGCAGGCTGCAGGTGCCGAGGCCCTATCTTGAGGCGCTGCGCATTTCCGGTAAAGCAACCATGGAATTTGACGGGGATAAAATCATGATCAAAGCACCGAGAAGCTTGACGGATCACGTGGATACGGAAGCTTTACATACACAAAAACCTTTGGAGGGAAAAACGGATGAAAATGTTGAATCATAA